Genomic window (Mustela erminea isolate mMusErm1 chromosome X, mMusErm1.Pri, whole genome shotgun sequence):
GGGTCCACTTCTTTCACCTCCACGCCGAACACCAGCCGCATGCACTCGGACGCCTGGCCCAGCATCCCGGGGAAGGCGGCCTGCTCATCCTCGCCGACGATCGCCAGCATCTCCGCCTGGCTGGCCGGCTCCTTGGTGAGATACTTGAGGAGCAGGAACCCCACCAGGTCAGCTGTCTTCTCTTGGAGTATGTCAGAGAGCCTGGGCTCGGCTTCTTCGGACTCCTCCCCGGTGCTGGACCCCTCCTCATCTGAGCTGCTGGAGCCCTGGTCGGGCGGGCTCCAGGCAGTGGCTGCCATGGCCGCGGGCAAGGGGCAGGCCATCTGAGGGCTCTGGGGAGGACTCGGGGTCCCCGCAGCAGACCCCTCCTCCTGGGGGCCCAGAGACAGGGCcgagcaagagagggaagggacGGTGgactgggaggaggcagaggcggAGGAGGGAGGTAGggtctcctcccctccagccccgcaCTGCTTTGCCTCCTCCAGGCCCTGTCCCGGTCCTGGACCGGGGTCTTCCTCCAGCTTCCACAGCTCACTCCTCTGACCCAGGGGCATGGCGATGGTGTCGGGCTGAACCTGAAGACACATGTGGGTGGctactcagggtgcagcccagcCAGCAGAGGCCCGGATGTCCCAGAGCTGACAGTGGGCTGCGTCGCCCATGGATACCCAGGGGTGCCCTCTGGGTTGGGACCCTGGTGCCAGGCTCAGAGCAAGTACCTCACCTTGACCACTGGCACTCACCTGCACCGTGATCTCAGGGactcctgcctcacactgagggcCCAACAGCTGCTTCTCGATACCCctaggggagaaaaggagaagacatcTCAGGGGACACACTTAGAGCACAGCCCCGGGGCCCAGGGCACAAAGGAGGGCTGGTTTGGACTCCTGAGTCTGCCACCCATCCAGGCTGGGCGGTCCCCTCCTTGGCCTCTCAGGGGACTTCTTCCCCCTGCCAACCTAAGCCCCACGCCCCTTGGCCCAGAGGCCAAAGGGTCCCAGCAAGACCACGCGGCCCTGAGCCTCCACAGAAGGAAAGCGAGGGGGTTCACATCTGGACCGGCCTGCCATAGGTCTACAGGGCTCGTCACGGATCTCCAGGAACGGCCAAACGTGGGGTTCCGTCTATACCGGATGGGTGCGACCCCTCTGTCTATACGTTGACCCCAGGAAGGCCTGGGAAAACTCCCGGTGTTGACTGGAGGCCACCTTCCTGATGTCAAGGCCTCATCTCATGGAGAAGCCGGAAGGAAAAGCAAGAACTCAGTCTGCCCACCGATGCCCCATCTCCCCACTGTCCCCCCCGGATCCTGCTGTGTAGGCATCTCCTCTTTTCTCACTtccacccctgcctcctccactGACCTGAGTACAGACCCTCAGGCACAGACCCTTCCCTCCCAGAGCTCAGGGAATTGGGGACGAAGAGGGGCTCAGCACGACAGACCCAGCCCGGGTTCTCAGGGCGGTCAGGTAGAGTTGGCCAGATTTCTGGGCCATTCCCTCCTCGTCCCAAGGGGTGGGTGCGAGCCCTCGCTCCTGTCTCGGGGGTCCCCACATTGACTCTTGCTGTACCAGGGCCTCCTGTGTGTCTCCCAGGTGGGCTTCCTCAGATGACCCGACTCCGACCTCTCCCAGCATGGCCCTCGCCTCCCTGAGAGCTCCCAGAGGATGGTGAGGAGCCACCACGTCCATGTCCGAGGGTCCGTCCCCCACCGTCAGCTTCCAGCAAGATCCCAAAGGGCTGGCAGTGGGACCGACCCCTCTGTCCTGGGATGGGGATGCCCTCAGGCTCCGGGGAGGCTAATCCTCTTTCTGGCCAGGGCCTGGTCTTCCACCCAGCCCCCAACCTGAGATAGAGGCCATGTGCCGCTCGGCCGGAGACCTCACTCCCCGAGGTCTCTCCATCTTCCAGCCCATGAGACAAGTGAGCATGCCTGCCACCTTGGGCCACCGCTGACCGATCCTCCCTGGGCTGCCAACAGGGCACGGCCGGA
Coding sequences:
- the LOC116582390 gene encoding melanoma-associated antigen 8-like translates to MGQVVRGIEKQLLGPQCEAGVPEITVQVQPDTIAMPLGQRSELWKLEEDPGPGPGQGLEEAKQCGAGGEETLPPSSASASSQSTVPSLSCSALSLGPQEEGSAAGTPSPPQSPQMACPLPAAMAATAWSPPDQGSSSSDEEGSSTGEESEEAEPRLSDILQEKTADLVGFLLLKYLTKEPASQAEMLAIVGEDEQAAFPGMLGQASECMRLVFGVEVKEVDPSEHSYVLVTVLGLTCDAMLNGEQGPPKTGLLVVLLAVILLEGDRAPEEVVWEALGVMGVYAGEEHIIYGEPRELLTNVWVREGYLEYRQVPGNDPVRYEFLWGPRAHAETSRMQVLEYLLRVYPGLPVSSLAPSEEAVSHEEGRA